The following are encoded together in the Elusimicrobiota bacterium genome:
- a CDS encoding tetratricopeptide repeat protein, giving the protein MILRSIAVLSAALSLAAAPARCEDEASRGVALLTQGRYQEAAAAFDAALKRRPEDASALANRCTSRYKLGDHEGAIADFEAAVRLKPGLRPALAPSMSDAYYRRALRLADAGADDAAADALYASVRLDRKNALPYNELGFLAVRNRQSETALDYLGRALKLAPDLAPAYANRAAALLALHRAAEAFADMDRAILLNPKNGAFFALRARVSLALRRRRQAGQDATRAVELEPAQAAGLKDLLPADK; this is encoded by the coding sequence TTGATTCTTCGATCCATCGCAGTCCTGTCAGCCGCCCTGTCCCTCGCCGCCGCTCCGGCCCGTTGCGAGGACGAGGCCAGCCGCGGCGTGGCCCTCTTGACCCAGGGCCGCTACCAGGAGGCCGCCGCGGCCTTCGACGCGGCCCTCAAGCGCCGTCCCGAAGACGCCAGTGCCCTGGCCAACCGCTGCACCTCCCGATACAAGCTGGGCGACCACGAGGGAGCCATCGCGGACTTCGAGGCCGCGGTCCGGCTCAAGCCCGGGCTCAGGCCGGCGCTGGCGCCGTCCATGAGCGACGCCTACTACCGGCGGGCCCTCCGCCTAGCCGACGCGGGCGCCGACGATGCGGCGGCCGACGCGCTCTACGCCTCGGTGCGCCTCGACCGGAAGAACGCGCTCCCCTACAACGAGCTCGGCTTCCTCGCGGTGCGCAACCGGCAGAGCGAGACCGCCTTGGATTATTTGGGCCGCGCGCTCAAGCTCGCCCCGGACCTCGCCCCAGCCTACGCCAACCGCGCCGCGGCCCTGCTGGCCCTGCACCGCGCGGCCGAGGCCTTCGCGGACATGGACCGGGCCATCCTGCTGAATCCCAAGAACGGCGCCTTCTTCGCCTTGCGCGCCCGCGTCAGCCTCGCGCTGCGCCGGCGCCGGCAGGCCGGCCAGGACGCGACGCGGGCCGTGGAGCTGGAACCGGCCCAGGCTGCGGGCTTGAAGGACCTTCTTCCAGCCGACAAATAA